A single window of Rana temporaria chromosome 1, aRanTem1.1, whole genome shotgun sequence DNA harbors:
- the LOC120942811 gene encoding putative nuclease HARBI1, with amino-acid sequence MAEVENVLAVAICLVQQAILNELMEEQAAGIATPRIRQPRLLMPRALIEGMRDSDVRTRFRLSRGAIYYLYGLLEDKLQPTTARSQAVPGMVKLLATLYILGHGSFQTTSGLILGISQPTVSRVFMQVINAILDLVPQFIHWPQTEDEWTDVMVAFYQRGGFPQILGAIDCTHVAIRPPRRCEVDFRNRKQYHSLNVQVVCDARQRIMSARTGFPGSCHDAFMLRQSALYQKFKSSQMPSGWLIGDAGYPQLAWLMAPVRYPQSQAEHIYNRAHKKSRAIVESTFGLLKSRFMCLAKPGGELLYSPWKCARIILACCVLHNICLARNESWDTSEEREPEVHQPAVARRENTQAGLVTRAKLIRRYFTTE; translated from the exons ATGGCAGAGGTTGAGAATGTTCTGGCTGTGGCTATATGCCTGGTTCAACAGGCAATACTGAATGAATTGATGGAGGAACAGGCAGCAGGGATTGCTACACCCCGCATTCGGCAACCCCGGTTGTTAATGCCACGTGCCCTAATAGAAGGGATGAGGGACAGTGATGTGCGGACCAGATTCCGCCTttccagaggagccatttactaccTTTATGGGCTGCTAGAAGACAAACTACAGCCAACAACGGCAAGAAGCCAGGCAGTTCCTGGCATGGTCAAACTACTAGCCACCCTCTATATTTTGGGCCATGGCAGCTTCCAAACAACCTCTGGCCTTATCTTGGGAATCAGCCAACCCACGGTGTCCAGGGTGTTTATGCAGGTCATTAATGCCATTCTTGACCTTGTGCCCCAATTTATACACTGGCCACAAACTGAAGATGAGTGGACTGATGTGATGGTGGCTTTCTACCAGCGTGGAGGATTTCCACAGAtcctgggggccattgattgtacccatgttgcTATCAGGCCCCCCAGGAGATGTGAAGTGGACTTCAGGAACCGTAAGCAGTACCACTCTCTGAATGTCCAGGTAGTATGTGACGCCAGACAGCGGATAATGAGTGCGCGGACAGGTTTTCCAGGGTCATGTCATGATGCTTTTATGCTACGCCAGTCTGCCCTATATCAAAAATTTAAGAGTAGCCAAATGCCCTCAGGATGGCTCATTG GGGATGCTGGTTACCCCCAACTGGCGTGGCTGATGGCTCCAGTCAGGTACCCCCAGAGCCAGGCAGAGCACATATACAATAGGGCCCACAAAAAAAGCAGGGCTATTGTGGAGTCCACATTTGGGCTCCTGAAAAGCCGCTTCATGTGCCTGGCTAAGCCTGGGGGGGAACTCCTGTACTCTCCTTGGAAGTGTGCCAGGATCATTCTTGCCTGTTGTGTCCTCCATAACATATGTTTGGCAAGGAATGAATCCTGGGACACTTCTGAGGAGAGGGAGCCTGAGGTCCATCAGCCAGCAGTCGCCAGAAGGGAGAACACTCAGGCAGGATTGGTTACTCGGGCTAAGCTGATCAGGCGATACTTTACAA ctGAATAA